In a genomic window of Lepus europaeus isolate LE1 unplaced genomic scaffold, mLepTim1.pri SCAFFOLD_66, whole genome shotgun sequence:
- the LOC133755636 gene encoding tripartite motif-containing protein 64-like has product MWLNLIIILQEKLLKEMNTLWERFQELKNNVTQEIKKAHSFAEYVSIREFMIKAQYQKLHILLYEEEQLQLQALHREAQEISQQLKDSEMRMTQQKHQVKEMYRELAEACWKPDLELLQDMGSVLERAELVQTLNPQRVNPELTLWHITGLTEMLYNFKVDHGLKKEVAHSYLRLSEDLRSAIVGEGHHSVPSHSQRAESFAVWGAQTFTSGKHYWEVDVSSSSNWILGVCYDSSTSDTSDILNLEEAFLLASLKSNNHYVLSTSVPPLTHYVKMLLSSVGVFLDCDHGTVSFYDADIGSLIHCNVPTHFTSPLNPFLCLCPP; this is encoded by the exons ATGTGGCTAAATCTCATAATTATTCTGCAGGAAaaacttttaaaggaaatgaatACTTTATGGGAACGTTTCCAGGAATTGAAAAACAATGTGACACAGGAAATTAAAAAGGCGCATTCATTCGCG GAATATGTGTCCATAAGGGAGTTCATGATAAAAGCTCAGTACCAGAAGTTGCATATACTTCTCTATGAGGAGGAGCAACTGCAGCTGCAGGCCCTGCACAGAGAAGCACAGGAGATTTCCCAGCAGCTCAAGGACAGTGAGATGAGAATGACGCAACAGAAACACCAGGTGAAAGAAATGTACAGAGAGCTGGCTGAGGCATGCTGGAAGCCTGACCTGGAGTTACTGCAG gaTATGGGGAGTGTATTAGAAAG AGCAGAACTGGTACAGACACTCAATCCCCAGCGGGTTAACCCAGAGCTGACGTTATGGCACATCACTGGACTCACAGAGATGCTATACAACTTCAAAG TGGATCATGGTCTGAAGAAGGAAGTGGCCCACAGCTACTTAAGGCTCTCTGAGGACCTCAGAAGTGCAATAGTTGGAGAAGGACATCACAGTGTCCCCAGCCattcccagagagcagagagctttgCTGTGTGGGGTGCTCAGACCTTCACCTCTGGCAAGCATTACTGGGAAGTGGATGTGTCATCCTCTTCCAATTGGATTTTGGGAGTCTGTTATGATTCTAGCACAAGTGATACCAGTGACATTCTTAATCTCGAAGAAGcatttctcctggcctccctgaaGAGTAACAACCATTACGTCCTTTCCACCAGTGTTCCACCCTTAACTCACTATGTGAAAATGCTCCTGAGTAGTGTTGGGGTGTTTCTGGATTGTGACCATGGAACAGTGAGTTTCTATGACGCTGACATAGGTTCCCTCATACATTGTAATGTTCCAACCCACTTTACTTCTCCTCTGAACCCCTTTTTGTGCCTTTGCCCCCCATGA